The Nocardia sp. NBC_01503 sequence CTTGTTGTCGGTGACCGACGGCTGCTCCAGCAGGACGACGTCCTTGTAGAAGCCGTTGACGCGACCTTCGGTGATCTTCGGGAGGGCGGCCTCGGGCTTGCCCTCTTCGCGAGCGGTCGCCTCGGCGATCGAACGCTCCTTCTCGACGAGGTCGGCGGGGACCTCTTCGCGGGTGACGTACTTGGCCTTGAGCGCGGCGACCTGCATGGCGGCGGCGCGGGCAGCCTCGGCGGCGGCTTCGCTGTCACCGGTGTACTGCACCAGCACGCCGACGGCGGGGGGCAGATCGGTGGCACGCTTGTGCAGGTAGGTCGCGACCGGGCCGTCGTAGGAGACGACGCGACGCAGCTCGAGCTTCTCGCCGATCTTGGCGGCCAGCTCCTGCACGGCCTGATCGGCGGTCTTGCCGCCCAGGTCGACAGCCTTGAGTGCGTCCAGGTCGGCCGGACGAGCCTTCGCGGCAGCCGCGACGACAGCGTTGGCCAGCTCCTGGAACTCCGCGTTCTTGGCGACGAAGTCGGTCTCGGAGTTGATCTCGATCAGCACGCCGTCGAGGGCGGTGACCAGACCTTCGGCGGTGGCGCGCTCAGCGCGCTTGCCGACGTCCTTGGCGCCCTTGATGCGCAGGATCTCGACGGCCTTCTCGAAGTCGCCGTCGGTCTCCTCGAGCGCCCGCTTGCAGTCCATCATGCCGGAGCCGGTGAGGTCGCGAAGCTTCTTCACGTCAGCGGCGGTGTAGTTCGCCATGTCGGGCGAGCCTCCTCAGTGTTGGTCTGTGGTGGTCACACCTTGCCGCCCGCTTCCGAACAGGAAGGGGCGGCAGGGTGAACGAACGTCGTTAGGACGCGACTCAGAAATCAGCCGGGGTGGAAGCCGGGGGAACCTCGGCAACCGCGGCCTCAGCGGCGGTCTCGACGGCAGGAGCCTCGGCCTCGGCGGCCGGGGTGGCCGAAGACAGCAGTTCCTGCTCCCACTCGGCGAGCGGCTCGGCGGCCTCGGGCTTCGAATCGCCACCGGCACGCGAGGCACGAGCCTGCACGCCCTCGGCGACGGCGGAAGCCACAACGCGGGTGAGCAGCGCGGCCGAACGGATCGCGTCGTCGTTACCCGGGATCGGGTAGTCGACCAGGTCGGGATCGCAGTTGGTGTCCAGGATCGCGATGACCGGGATGTTCAGCTTGCGAGCCTCACCGACGGCGATGTGCTCCTTGTTGGTGTCGACAACCCAGATGGCCGAGGGAACCTTGGCCATATCCCGGATGCCGCCCAGGGTGCGCTCGAGCTTGTTCTTCTCACGCGTCAGCATGAGGATTTCCTTCTTGGTGCGACCCTCGAAGCCACCGGTCTGCTCCATGGCCTCGAGCTCCTTCATACGCTGAAGGCGCTTGTGCACGGTGCCGAAGTTGGTGAGCATGCCGCCCAGCCAGCGCTGGTTCACGTAGGGCATGCCGACGCGAGTGGCCTCGGCCGCGATCGACTCCTGGGCCTGCTTCTTGGTACCGACGAAGAGGACGGTGCCACCGTGGGCGACAGTCTCCTTGACGAACTCGTAGGCCTTGTCGATGTAGGTCAGCGTCTGCTGCAGATCGATGATGTAGATGCCGTTGCGGTCGGTGAAGATGAAGCGCTTCATCTTCGGGTTCCAGCGACGGGTCTGGTGTCCAAAGTGGGCGCCGCTGTCGAGCAGCTGCCGCATTGTTACGACGGGCATGGCCTCGTAACCCTTTCATTGCTGGTTGACGCAGGGATCGGCGATCTCTGCCCTGGCGCCCACGGCCACCGGAACCTCCAACTGAAAATCTGGGGGACCAGCCGACGACCCTCGATGTGGGCGCGCGAAGTCGGGTTGCGTTCAAGCAAACCGCTGGATCAGTTTACGGTGCCGTCATCCGAGACCGAAATCGGCCCCGCGCGCAACCCGCTGGCCTGGGGATACTCACTTTCCCAGGACGGCGTATTCGACCGTGAGCACCATCGCGACCAACGCCACCGCGACAATCGAGACGGTCACCGCGCGAATACCTCGCGCGCCATTGTTCCAGTCGCCCTTGCGATGTGAATGCAGTACTCGACCGCGGCGCACACACACCACCGTGACCACCAACAATGCGATACAGGCGAAGAATTCGGCCACCGTCACCGCAGGCCAATCACTGTCGAAACCGGCTTTGAGGAAGAGCACCGCGTTGGCCATGGCCGCGATCGCGGTGCGCCGCCAGGCCAGAGCGGTGCGCTCGGCCGCGAGACCCGCCTCCGGACCGGTCACGACAGCAGCAGGCCGATGCCCGCGAGCACCGCGATCACCGCGATGCCGCCGGCCAGAATCGGGACCATCAGCGTGCGCGGGAGCTTGTCACCGCGCTCCATCGACGCCTGCACATGCCGCCAGCGACCGTACGCGCCGACCGCGATAACGCCCGCGAGCACGATGCAGCTGACAGCAACCGCCGAACGGACTCCGTGATGGCGGAAGGGTTTCACGAGTTCATGCACCGCGACGCCACCCGCGAGCAGGCCCAGCGCGGTGCGCATCCAGGCCAGGAAGGTGCGCTCGTTGGCGAGGGTGAAACGGTAGTCGAGCTCCTGCTCATGGACCTCGGTGAGCTCTTCGATCCGGGCTTCGCTGTCGGCGATCCCTCGTTCGACAGCGGTCTCGTCCCGCTTCGCGGGATTTCCGGACGGCTCGGCGGAGCCCATCTGCATTCTCCTTCGTTTTTGCGGGTGAGCTGGCGAATAGTGCCTGGTACAGCAACTTTCGAGGATTTCAACCATGCGGTATTCACAAGGCGCGGAGTATCCACATTCGCCGTTCACGGTAGTCCGGGGACAGACGCGGACGCGCACAGTGAACGCATGCGCCTGATCGTGTCGATCGCCCTCGGCTGGTTGCCCCTACTGCTGCTCGGACCGGTGCTGTTCGCACCGGAATGCCTCGCCGCGCCGACCGGATTCGACTGGCCGCTACAACCTCGACCGGCGGTGGTGCGCGGATTCGACAAACCGGAGCGGAACTGGCTGCCGGGGCATCGCGGCGTGGACCTGGCCGGATCCCCGGGACAGCAGGTGCTGGCCGCGGCTGCTGGCACGGTGGTCTTCGCCGGAACGGTCGCGGGCAAACCGGTGCTCTCCATCGACCATCCCGGCGGACTGCGCACCACCTATGAGCCGGTGACGCCGTCAATTCCGGTGGGGCGCACGGTGAATCGCGGTACCGCGATCGGGACCCTCGATCGCGGTCACAGCGGCTGTCCGGTGAGTGCCTGCCTGCACTGGGGATTGCGCCGGGGACGCGACTATCTGAATCCGCTGGGCCTGATCCATCAGACGCCTATCCGGCTCAAACCCCTGACACCGACCACCGGATGAAGAACGATGGGGCCAGGATGTAGGAATGTCGCACGAGTCCGCTTCAGCCCCATTCACCTACTCCGATGTCGGAGCCACCGGTGGTGAATTCCCACCGGGGTACGACCATTTCCGGCTACGCCGCCGAATCGGTTCGGGGCGGGCGTTGTTCGACAAGGCCGGATCGCAGCTCCTCGCATACGAAATGCAGCGTGGGACCGGCATTTTCGTTCAGGCGAGTACGCCGAACGCCGAACCCGGCACCGAATTGAGTGTCCGGCTCGGGTTCGGTCCGTTCGGGATCACCGCCCCGTGCCGTGTGGTCTATGTCCTCGATGAACCCAACCGACGCGGCTTCGCCTACGGCACGCTTCCCGGACACCCGGAGAGCGGAGAGGAGTTGTTCGCCGTCGAATACGACCCCGCCGATGACTCGGTCCACGGCATGGTCGCGGCCTTCTCCCGCCCCGGCACCTGGTACACCCGGGTAGGCGGCCCGGTCGTCCGAATCATCCAGCGCTGGTTCGCCGCTCGCTACATAGCAACCCTGCGCCCGCGCTGATACAGCCGATGTGCGGGTAATGCCGCAGTGGCCTTCTCGACTATCACCAGCGTGAATACCTGCGCGGTCGTTGACGGGACGGATGCGACGCCGAGGGATCGCGGTCGGCTCTTTCGCTAGTCCAGATGTCCGGCGAGGGCGTCCGCTTCGGCGCGGAGCGCGGCGGCTCGGTCGGCTCCTCCGGTCAGGGACTCGTATTCCGTTGCGGCGGTGCGGCGCTCGTCGACCTCCGACTGGACGATGGCCGCGATATCGGCTTCGGTGAGGATGCGGCGAGCACGCTCGGCGGTGCCCAAACCGACGGCGCTGGTCTCGATCGCGCCCGCGTGAACATCGGATGCGTCGACGGCCTCGGCATTGTCGATCGCCCCGAGCGCCGATCGAAGTGCGGCGGTGGCACTTCGATCGCGCGCCTTCATGGCCACCGGGAGGGCAGCGCGCAGGCGATCACGCAGGGGCGGGACTTCGCTGGGGCGTTCGGTCGTCATGATCATCGACGCTACGTGCGGCGGCGAGCTTCGTCGAACATATTCGAGGTCGGTCGCGCGGTCGGGCCGGTCACCGTCGGCGGTCCGACCCTTACGGCGTCGGTCAAACCCCTGCGGGCGTGCCCTTTTCGCTCTCGGCGAGTTCGGACTTCCAGCGGCGGAAGCCCTCCTCGGTGCGGCCGCGACGCCAGTAACCGGAGATGGATGCCCATTCGGCGGTGACACCGCGTTCCTTGCGGATGTACGGGCGCAGGTCGTGCATGACGGCTTGTGCCTCACCGTGGATGAAGACGTGGACCTGGCCTTCGAGCCAGGGTTCGGCGCGCACGGCGGCGGCCAGGCGCTCGCCCGGATCGGCGTCGCCGCGGTGGATCCAGGTCAGTTCCACACCCTCGGGATGGACGAAGGCGAGTTCGTCCGCGGGGCCGGAGATTTCGACGAAGACGCGACCGATCGCGTCACCGGGGAGGGCGGCACAAGCGGCGGCGATGGCGGGCAGGGCGGAGTCGTCACCGGCGAGCAGATGCCAGTCGGCGTCCGCGCGCGGAGCGTACGCACCGCCGGGGCCGAGCAGGTCGATGGTGTCACCGGGTTCGGCGGCGGCCGCCCACGGACCGGCTACGCCCTCGTCACCGTGGTAGACGAAGTCGATGGCGATCTCCTGCGCGGCGGCATCCACCGAGCGCACGGTATAGGTGCGCATGACGTCACCGTCCGCGCTGGGGAAAGCCAGTTTGACGTAGGCATCGGTGAAGCCGTTGGGCTGGAAGGCGGCGAAGCCGGGGCCGCCCAGGTGCACGCGGATCAGATGCTCCGAGAGGCGGATGGTGTTCTGAACGACAAAGGTTGTGCGGACGCGGGCCAAGGGGCACCTCCATAATTAGGGTTACCTAACTCAACCTAGCATGCGCTTCGACTGTTCGTCGATAGAGTTCCGATAGATCGTCGATCACGACAACTTGTCGACCAGCGTGGCCAGTGCGTCGGCCAGGGGCTCGAGGCCGGGACCCGGCGGACCGCCGGGCTCGGTCATATAGGTGTCGCGACGAATCTCCACCATCAACGCGGAGACGCGCGGATCTATGCCGTAGCAGTCCAGCGGAACATAGGTTCCCGCGAACGGACTGTTGATTCCGACGCCGCCGAACTCCGCGAATGCCTCCGCGGCATAGGCTTTCAGCTCGGCCGGAGTGTGGAAATCGTCCACGCCGAGGCAGATCGACGGGCGGTCGCCGTCACCGTGCAGTTCGTAGGGCAGGCGTTCGGTGGGGTACGAGTGCACATCGATGATTACGGCACGTCCGGTCGCCAGCAGTCGGTCGGCGACCACATCGGTCATTGCCCGCGCATACGGACGGAAGTAACTATCCAGGAGCAGTACGGGGTCGAAATCCTTGTCCCGCAGCAGGTCCCGATGCGTTGTGCGCGTGTAGACCGCGCCCATACCGACGGCGAGCATCTCCTCACGCTCGTCGGGGAAGCGCTCCGGGTCGATGACCAGCCGGGAAAGCCGGTTCACGAATTGCCAGGGCCGCGTCGCGGCAAGTGCCGCGGCGGTGGCGGCCAATTGTGCGGTGTGCGCATCGGTGATGTGGTCGAGTTCGCGGACCAACGCCTGGTCATCGAGGACGATATCGCCGCGAACGGCTGCCGGAATCACTCGCGAGGAGTGCGGAACGTGCAGGATCACCGGTGAATCGGCCGCGCCCGGCCACAATGCGACCGAGTCGGGCATCGCAGCCGTGCTCATGCGCGCGGATGGGCCTGGTCGTGCACCTTCTTCAGGCGATCGATCGAGACGTGCGTGTAGAGCTGCGTCGTGGCCAGGCTGGCATGACCGAGAATCTCCTGTACCACCCGCAGGTCGGCCCCGCCCTCCAGCAGATGTGTCGCCGCCGTATGCCGGAAGCCGTGCGGCCCCATATCCGGTGCACCGGGAATCGCGGAGATAACCTCGTGCACAACGGTTCTGGCCTGTCTGGGATCGAGTCGCCGCCCGCGCCGCCCGAGTAGCAGCGCCCGCCCGGACTGCGGAGTCGCCACCGCCGCCCGGCCGAACCGCAACCAGGCGTCCAGTGCCTGATCGGCCGGTCCGCCGAAGGGCACCGCCCGCTCCTTGTTCCCCTTACCCAGCACCCGCGCCAATCGCCGCTCCCGATCCACATCCTCGATATCGAGGCCGACCAATTCGCTCACCCGAATCCCGGTGGCGTACAACATCTCCACGATAAGCCGATCCCGCAGCGCCATCGGATCATGCTGCGCCGCACCCGATTCCGCCGCATCCATGGCCGCTCGTGCCTGATCTCGCCCGAGAACAGCGGGCAGCACCCGATGCGCCTTGGGTGACCCCAGCCGAGGCCCCGGATCCACGCCCAACCTCCCGGTATGCGTCAGCCAGGCCGTGAATGTCCGCGCCGAGGAGGTCCGTCGCGCCATGGTCGTGCGAGCCGCACCGCCCGCCGCCTGCGCCGCTAACCACGCCCTCAGCAAGGCCAAATCCACCTCCCCCACACCGGAATCCGCCGCCCGCTCCACCAAATGCTCCAGCAGCGATCGCGCATCCCCCATATAGGCCCGCACCGTATGCTCCGACCGATTCCGCCCCAGCCGCAAATGCCGCCCGTACTCGGTCAGCAGCTCCTCCAGATCCTCGGGCAATCCACTCATCCCCCCACCGTTCACCTCCCCCACCCGGCAAATCAAGCCCCCGCGCCGTCGACCGTGCCACGGCCGCGCCTGCGCCGGTTCCGGTCGTGTTCGGCCACTATGGCTTCCGCGCCGCGGGTGGTGGAGCGGGCGAGGCGGTACCAGCCGGAGTCGTCGCAGGCGACCAGCCCCGCGATCTCCAATGCGGACAATGTCGCGCGGACAACCGGAAGCGAAAGTCCGGTCTCGACCATCAACGAGCGCGCCACTCGTGAACCGGCCGCGGGTAAGGCGGCGTAGATCAGCGCCTCGTCGTCGGAGAGATCGTCCTCCGGCGATGCGGAGACGGTCGTCGGCAGGGAGAAGCGCAGTGGCCCGGCCTCGTCGAGGATGTCGGCAGCGCTGGTCACCAGAAATGCCTCACCATCGCGAATCATCCGGTGGCAGCCGACCGAGGCCGCCGAAGTGATCGGCCCCGGGACCGCCAAGGCCGGGCGCCCCAGGCGACGAGTCCATTTCACGGTATTGCGCGCACCACTCCGCGCACCCGCCTCCACGACCACCACCGTGTCCGCCAGCGCGGCAATGAGCCGATTCCGCGCCAGGAAGTGATGCTTCCGGGCCGATGTACCGGGCGGATACTCGCTGACAACCAGCCCGCTGGCGGCGATCTCGGCCAGCAGGTGATCATGCTGCACCGGATACGGCCGGTCGACACCGCATCCGAGCACCGCGATCGTGGACCCGCCCACCGCCAGTGCCGCCCGATGCGCCATCCCGTCGATCCCGAACGCCGCCCCGGACACCACCGTCCACCCCCGCGCCGCGAGCTCCCCCGCGATCTCCCCCGTGGCGTGATTTCCATACCCGGTACTGCACCGAGCACCTACAACGGCCACGGCCCGCTCGGTGCACTCCAACAGCGACCGAGGTCCGCGCACCCACAGCACCAACGGCACGGCAGCCGCGTCATCCTGTTCCGGATCCAACTGTCGCAACCCCAACATCCGCCAAGCGGGCCACTCCGCATCATCCGGGGTCACAACCCGCCCTCCGAGTTTGGCCATCAACGCCAAATCCGCTGCGGCCCGGTCGATCCCACGCCGCATCTCGGTCGGCCCCCGTAGCACCTCGGGCAGCGCACACTCTCGCACCGCCCGCGCCGCCTCCACCACCCCGACCGACTCGATCAGCGAAGACAATGCCGCACAAGGCCCTTCGACAACCCGCGACAAATAGACCCAGGCCAGTCTGCGTGCCTCGGCATCTCCGTTGCCGAGCCGGTCGGCATCGACCGCCGCGCACGCGGGATGGTCATCGCCGGCCGCTCCGGCGGCCACGGTCTCGTTCCCGGCAGGAAGGCCGCATTTCGAAAGAGTCAGCGGCACCGTCCCATTCGCAGCGGTCTCGCCGCCCGCTGATTCGCTGTCACGTCCGGACTGCGCTGTCACCGCGAATTCCTGGTCAACGGTCGGCGCTGTTGTGCCGCTGCTCGATTCGACCGAGGCAGGCGTGGATTCTCTTGGGGTACAGCGATTCTCCGCAGCGTAGTCAGGCGACCAGGGGTCCGAGTCGTTCGAATCGCAGGCAGGGCCGCGGCTTCGGCTGTGGTCGGTACGTCCGATGCGGTGATCGCCGGAGGCATGGCCGGGCCGCGCGGTCATGCGGCACCTCGCTGTCGGAAGTTCAAGGCCTGCAGGACGTCCTGGGCGGTGGGGAGATCGCCGCCGCGAAGATCACAAACCGTCCAGGCAACCCTTATCGCTCTATCCGCGCCGCGGGCGGACATGCGGCCGTGGCGGAGAGCGTTCTCCACCGGGGCGAGGGCCTCCCGTGGGAGGCGGAACATTTGGCGCAGGATGTGGCCTGGGACTTCGGCATTGGTGGACAGACCCAGGGCGGACCAGCGCTCGGCGGCGGCGTTACGGGCCACCGCCACCCTGGCTCGGACCACCTCGCTGCTTTCGACCTCTTCACCGCTCAAGGCTCCTGCGGATTGGGCATGCATTTGGACAGCGAGGTCTATGCGGTCGAGCAAGGGACCGGAGAGTTTGCCCAGATAGCGACGGCGGGCCAGCGGGGCACAGATGCAGTCGATATCGCGCGCGGGCGCGCAAGGGCATGGGTTCGCGGCGAGGACCAATTGGAATCTGGCCGGATAGCGCGCCACGCCGTCGCGGCGGGCTATGCGAACCTCGCCCTCCTCCAAGGGAGTTCGCAGCGCTTCGAGGACCTTCGTTCCGATCTCCGCGCATTCGTCCAAGAACAGGACGCCGCGATGGGCGCAGCTGGCCGCGCCCGGGCGGGCCGAACCCGAACCGCCGCCGATCATCGCGGCCACCGACGACGAGTGGTGCGGGGCCACGAAGGGCGGCGAGAAGATCAACGGGTGATCATCCGAGAGGATCCCCGCCACCGAGTGAATAGCGGTCACCTCCAGGGACTCACGTTCGCGCAGTGGCGGCAACAGGCCCGGAAGACGCTGCGCCAACATGGTTTTGCCGATGCCGGGCGGGCCGGTGAGCAGCAGGTGGTGCCCACCGGCGGCGGCCACCTCCAGCGCCCAGCGGGCCTCGTCCTGGCCTACCACCTCCCGCAGGTCGCCGGTGGGCGGTACGAGCGGTGGCGCGGTGGGCTCCGGCAGTGCCAACTCCCCGCCGCCGCGCAGCCAATCCACCAGTTCGCCCAGGCTGGCGGCGCCCAGGACGCGGATACCGTCCACCAGCCCGGCCTCGGGCAGCGCGGCGGTGGGCACCACAACCGTGCCGCGACCGGCCGTGCGGGCGGCGAGTACGGCGGGCAGGATGCCGCGGACGCGGCGGACCCGGCCGTCCAGGGCCAGCTCACCCAGCAGCACCGTATCGGCGAGCCGCTGCGCGGGAATCGAGCCCGCCGCATCCAGTACCGCCGCCGCCAAGGCCAGGTCGTAGACGCTGCCGACCTTGGGCAATGTCGCCGGGGACAGGGCCAGGACCACCCGGCCGTCCGGCCACTTCTCCCCGGTATTGCTGACCGCCGCCCGCACTCGATCACGGGATTCCTGCAATGTCGTATCGGGCCGCCCCACCAGGTGCACCGAGGGCAATCCCTGCCCGATATCGGCCTCGATCTCCACCAGTTGCCCGTCCACCCCGGCGACGGCCACCGAAAACGCTCTCCCCAAAGGCATTTCAGAACACCCCCTTGAGGTGTTCCACCACCGGCTCGGTGCCCTGCCGCATGAGCACCGACACCACATCGAACCGGACCCGCGACCACGGCCACTGCTGTTCGTGCAGCCACAGTAGCGCCAGCCGCCGAATCCGCTGCTGCTTCAGAAACGTGACCGCTTCGGCAGGCGACCCGAAGGCGACCCCGCGCCGCGTCTTCACCTCGACGAAGGCGGTCACCCCCTCGGTGTCCCGCCCGATCAGATCCAGTTCCCCGTACCGGCATCGCCAATTGCGTGCAACGATCTCCATCCCGGCGGCGCTCAGGTACCGCGCCGCCAGCTCCTCCCCATGCGCTCCGAGCGCGAGATTGTCTCCCATGAGGCCAGCATGGCCGGGCCCGAAGCGGACCCGGCCATGCCGACCTGCGGAAACAGGTTGCCTGTGGATAGCGAAAAGCTGTGGATTACTCCGGAAGCCGCAGGTCAGGCTTCTCCAGCTCTTCGATATTGACATCCTTGAAGGTGATGACGCGAACATGCTTCACGAAGCGAGCGGGCCGGTACATATCCCAGACCCACGCATCGGACATGCGCACCTCGAAGTACACCTCGCCATCGGCGTTCTGCGGCCGCAGTTCAACCGTATTGGCCAGGTAGAAGCGGCGCTCGGTCTCCACCACATATGAGAACTGGCCGACGATGTCCTTGTACTCGCGATATAGCGAGAGTTCCATCTCGGTTTCGTACTTCTCGAGATCCTCGGCGCTCATCGGGTGGAACGTCCTCCTTGTCGCCCAACTGGGTGTAGAGACATCATCCCGCATACGCGGTATCGGTAGCCACCCGGCCGGTCTCGCGCACATTGCGCCAGGACCGACGGTGCTCCGGGGTGATGCCCAACCGCTGTAGGGCCTCGGTGTGTTCGGGCGTGTTGTAGCCCTTGTGACCGGCGAATCCATAACCGGGGAATTGCTCGTCCAGCTGCACCATCATCCGATCCCGGGTGACCTTGGCGAGCACGCTCGCCGCGGCGATACAGGCCGCCGACGCGTCGCCGCCGATCACCGGCAGCGACGGCACCGGAATGCCCGGCACCCGGAACCCATCGGTGAGAACGTACCCGGGCACCGGGTCCAGCCCCGCCACCGCACGCCGCATGCCCTCGATATTGGCGACGTGAATACCGATGGCGTCGATCTCCCAGGCGGGGATGACGATCACCTTCCAGGCCAGGGCGACCCGTTTGATGATCGGGAAGAGCTCCTCGCGGGCCGCCTCGGTGAGCCGTTTGGAGTCGTCCAGTCCGGCCAGCGAGGTGTACGCCTTGGGTGCGAGCAGACAGGCCGCCACCACCAGCGGGCCCGCCGACGGACCGCGGCCCGCCTCGTCGACCCCGGCGACGGGACCGAGGCCGCTGCGAATCAAGGCCGCTTCGAGCGTGCGTAGCCCGCCCGCCTTGCGCATGACCACGCGCGGCGGCCAGTCGCCGCGTTCGATCGGCTGAATCACCTTGCCGCCCCGTGGCTTCACACCACGTATGGACCCGTTCGCCATCTTCCCCACCGGTCGATTATCCCGCTGTGCTCAGTTGGACTGAGGGTCTTGCGACTTCACGAATCCGATCCGGCCCAGTGGCCAGATCTTGTAGACCGCCTTACCGCGCACATCGTCGACCGGAACCGTGCCCTGCAACTCGTCACGCATGTGATAGCGGGAGTCCGCGGATTCGGCGCGATTGTCGCCCATCACCCAGAGATTGCCGTTCGGCACCTTGATCGGCCCGAACGCGCGACCGCCGGCATTGAACGGCACATCCGGGTGCGCCGGATCGAACGGATTGTTGAACTTCACGTACGGCTCGTCCAACGGTTTGCCGTCGACCAGGATGCGGCCCTGCGCGTCACAGCACTGCACGGTCTGGCCGCCGGTCGCGACCACCCGCTTGACCAGGTCGTTCTCATCCGGCGGCACCAGGCCGAAGAACGAGAGGAAGTTCTGTACGCCGCGCACCACGGTGTTCCGCGAGCGGATGGAGGTGTAGTGCTTGTTCCAGTCATTGGTCGGGCCGACGAACACCACCACATCACCCGGCTTGGGATCACCGAAGTAGTAGCTCAGCTTCTCCACATAGATGCGGTCGCCGGTGCAGCCCGCGCATCCGTGCAGGGTGGGCTCCATCGACTGCGACGGAATCACATAGGGCCGTCCGATGAATGTCACGACCAG is a genomic window containing:
- the tsf gene encoding translation elongation factor Ts, with protein sequence MANYTAADVKKLRDLTGSGMMDCKRALEETDGDFEKAVEILRIKGAKDVGKRAERATAEGLVTALDGVLIEINSETDFVAKNAEFQELANAVVAAAAKARPADLDALKAVDLGGKTADQAVQELAAKIGEKLELRRVVSYDGPVATYLHKRATDLPPAVGVLVQYTGDSEAAAEAARAAAMQVAALKAKYVTREEVPADLVEKERSIAEATAREEGKPEAALPKITEGRVNGFYKDVVLLEQPSVTDNKKTVKQLLDEAGAVVTAFSRFEVGQA
- the rpsB gene encoding 30S ribosomal protein S2, yielding MPVVTMRQLLDSGAHFGHQTRRWNPKMKRFIFTDRNGIYIIDLQQTLTYIDKAYEFVKETVAHGGTVLFVGTKKQAQESIAAEATRVGMPYVNQRWLGGMLTNFGTVHKRLQRMKELEAMEQTGGFEGRTKKEILMLTREKNKLERTLGGIRDMAKVPSAIWVVDTNKEHIAVGEARKLNIPVIAILDTNCDPDLVDYPIPGNDDAIRSAALLTRVVASAVAEGVQARASRAGGDSKPEAAEPLAEWEQELLSSATPAAEAEAPAVETAAEAAVAEVPPASTPADF
- a CDS encoding DUF1990 family protein — encoded protein: MSHESASAPFTYSDVGATGGEFPPGYDHFRLRRRIGSGRALFDKAGSQLLAYEMQRGTGIFVQASTPNAEPGTELSVRLGFGPFGITAPCRVVYVLDEPNRRGFAYGTLPGHPESGEELFAVEYDPADDSVHGMVAAFSRPGTWYTRVGGPVVRIIQRWFAARYIATLRPR
- a CDS encoding DUF202 domain-containing protein → MTGPEAGLAAERTALAWRRTAIAAMANAVLFLKAGFDSDWPAVTVAEFFACIALLVVTVVCVRRGRVLHSHRKGDWNNGARGIRAVTVSIVAVALVAMVLTVEYAVLGK
- a CDS encoding YidH family protein produces the protein MGSAEPSGNPAKRDETAVERGIADSEARIEELTEVHEQELDYRFTLANERTFLAWMRTALGLLAGGVAVHELVKPFRHHGVRSAVAVSCIVLAGVIAVGAYGRWRHVQASMERGDKLPRTLMVPILAGGIAVIAVLAGIGLLLS
- a CDS encoding siderophore-interacting protein — its product is MARVRTTFVVQNTIRLSEHLIRVHLGGPGFAAFQPNGFTDAYVKLAFPSADGDVMRTYTVRSVDAAAQEIAIDFVYHGDEGVAGPWAAAAEPGDTIDLLGPGGAYAPRADADWHLLAGDDSALPAIAAACAALPGDAIGRVFVEISGPADELAFVHPEGVELTWIHRGDADPGERLAAAVRAEPWLEGQVHVFIHGEAQAVMHDLRPYIRKERGVTAEWASISGYWRRGRTEEGFRRWKSELAESEKGTPAGV
- a CDS encoding N-formylglutamate amidohydrolase, which translates into the protein MPDSVALWPGAADSPVILHVPHSSRVIPAAVRGDIVLDDQALVRELDHITDAHTAQLAATAAALAATRPWQFVNRLSRLVIDPERFPDEREEMLAVGMGAVYTRTTHRDLLRDKDFDPVLLLDSYFRPYARAMTDVVADRLLATGRAVIIDVHSYPTERLPYELHGDGDRPSICLGVDDFHTPAELKAYAAEAFAEFGGVGINSPFAGTYVPLDCYGIDPRVSALMVEIRRDTYMTEPGGPPGPGLEPLADALATLVDKLS
- a CDS encoding YifB family Mg chelatase-like AAA ATPase codes for the protein MPLGRAFSVAVAGVDGQLVEIEADIGQGLPSVHLVGRPDTTLQESRDRVRAAVSNTGEKWPDGRVVLALSPATLPKVGSVYDLALAAAVLDAAGSIPAQRLADTVLLGELALDGRVRRVRGILPAVLAARTAGRGTVVVPTAALPEAGLVDGIRVLGAASLGELVDWLRGGGELALPEPTAPPLVPPTGDLREVVGQDEARWALEVAAAGGHHLLLTGPPGIGKTMLAQRLPGLLPPLRERESLEVTAIHSVAGILSDDHPLIFSPPFVAPHHSSSVAAMIGGGSGSARPGAASCAHRGVLFLDECAEIGTKVLEALRTPLEEGEVRIARRDGVARYPARFQLVLAANPCPCAPARDIDCICAPLARRRYLGKLSGPLLDRIDLAVQMHAQSAGALSGEEVESSEVVRARVAVARNAAAERWSALGLSTNAEVPGHILRQMFRLPREALAPVENALRHGRMSARGADRAIRVAWTVCDLRGGDLPTAQDVLQALNFRQRGAA
- the dprA gene encoding DNA-processing protein DprA, yielding MAWVYLSRVVEGPCAALSSLIESVGVVEAARAVRECALPEVLRGPTEMRRGIDRAAADLALMAKLGGRVVTPDDAEWPAWRMLGLRQLDPEQDDAAAVPLVLWVRGPRSLLECTERAVAVVGARCSTGYGNHATGEIAGELAARGWTVVSGAAFGIDGMAHRAALAVGGSTIAVLGCGVDRPYPVQHDHLLAEIAASGLVVSEYPPGTSARKHHFLARNRLIAALADTVVVVEAGARSGARNTVKWTRRLGRPALAVPGPITSAASVGCHRMIRDGEAFLVTSAADILDEAGPLRFSLPTTVSASPEDDLSDDEALIYAALPAAGSRVARSLMVETGLSLPVVRATLSALEIAGLVACDDSGWYRLARSTTRGAEAIVAEHDRNRRRRGRGTVDGAGA
- a CDS encoding M23 family metallopeptidase, with protein sequence MRLIVSIALGWLPLLLLGPVLFAPECLAAPTGFDWPLQPRPAVVRGFDKPERNWLPGHRGVDLAGSPGQQVLAAAAGTVVFAGTVAGKPVLSIDHPGGLRTTYEPVTPSIPVGRTVNRGTAIGTLDRGHSGCPVSACLHWGLRRGRDYLNPLGLIHQTPIRLKPLTPTTG
- a CDS encoding tyrosine recombinase XerC, which encodes MSGLPEDLEELLTEYGRHLRLGRNRSEHTVRAYMGDARSLLEHLVERAADSGVGEVDLALLRAWLAAQAAGGAARTTMARRTSSARTFTAWLTHTGRLGVDPGPRLGSPKAHRVLPAVLGRDQARAAMDAAESGAAQHDPMALRDRLIVEMLYATGIRVSELVGLDIEDVDRERRLARVLGKGNKERAVPFGGPADQALDAWLRFGRAAVATPQSGRALLLGRRGRRLDPRQARTVVHEVISAIPGAPDMGPHGFRHTAATHLLEGGADLRVVQEILGHASLATTQLYTHVSIDRLKKVHDQAHPRA